The Aeromicrobium yanjiei DNA segment CTCGGCGGCTTCGTCGCGCTGCGCCTCGCAGCACGCCACCCTGACCTCCTGCTGTCCGCTGCCGCGCTCGGCTCGTCCGCGGAGGAGGAGCACCAGCTCGAGGCGTTCGCCCCCCTCGTCGACCTGCTCTGCGAGGTCGGCGGCGCCGAGCACGTCGACACCTTGCTCCACATCATGTTCGGGGACACCAGCCTCGCCGAGCAGACCCCCGCGGTCGAGCACTGGCGAACGTCCATGGCCGCACTCGGCCCCAGCATCGGTGACGCCGCGTGGCAGGTCATCCACCGTGGCCGGATCGTGGAGGAGCTGGCCGATTGCCGCGTACCCGTCCTGGCGATAGCGGGCAGCGAGGACCACGCCTATCCGCCGCCCATCTCGGACATCAACATCGCCGAGGCGGCTGCCGGGTCGTACCGGACCGTGTCCGCGGCGGGCCACTCCGTCGCGCTCGAGCAGCCTGACATCGTCGCGAGTCACCTGCTCGAGCACTTCGCCGCAGCTCCCGTACGCTGAACGCCCCTCTGGTCCGGCGTGTGTGACACACCACATGCACCGGACCTTTGGCATGCCTTAGTCGGCGATGGCAAGGCCCACCGGATACTGTCAGCCCTACTGTCACGGTCCGTGTCGTCAGGGAATTGAGGCCTTCATGCAGATCGTCGCGATCGTTGTGTCGCTCGTTGTCACCGCGGTGGCGCTGCCACTGATCATCAAGGCGGTGCGCGACATGCTGAAGGTCGTCCGCACCGGGCGCCCGCTCGTCGGGCGGCGCGATCGCCCCGGCAAGCGCACCGCCAACATGCTCGTCGAGACGTTCGGTCACACCCGGATGTTCCAGAAGCGGGCCGTCGCCGTGGCGCACTGGTTCGTGTACGCGGCGTTCATCTTCCTCAGCACGGCAGTGCTCCAGGGCTACTTCCAGCTGTTCAACCCTGACTTCGCGTGGCCCATCATCGGCCACTGGTACCCGTACGAGTGGGCCGCCGAGGCGCTCGGACTGCTGAGCACGATCGGCATCCTCTACCTGATCTTCGTGCGTCAGCGGAACCACCCGCGCTCGCTCGGCCGCAAGAGCCGCTTCTTCGGCTCGACGTTCTGGCAGGCGTACTTCGTCGAGGCCATGGCGATGCTCGAGGGCGCGGCGATCCTGTTCATCCGCGGCGCGGAGTACAAGCTCATCGAGCTGCACCACGGCGGCGAGAACGGCGGACGGGCCCACTTCCCGATCAGCTCGTACGTCGGCGACGCCCTCTACCCCGACTCCGAGCAGGGCCTGAAGAACGTCATCTTCTTCGTCGCGATGTTCAAGATCACGCTCGCGATGGTCTGGCTGATGGTCATCGCCCGCAACCTCACGATGGGCGTGGCCTGGCACCGCTTCACCGCGTGGCCGAACATCTGGTTCAAGCGCAAGGCCGACGGCGGCACGTCCCTCGGCGGACTGCCCCCGATCTACATCAACGACAAGCCCCTCGACCTCGAGGCCATGGAGGATCTCGAGGAGGAGGACTTCGAGAAGCTCGGTGTCGGCAAGCTCGAGGACTTCTCGTGGAAGGGCATCCTCGACTTCACGACCTGCACCGAGTGCGGACGCTGCCAGGAGCAGTGCCCCGCCTGGGCCACCGAGAAGCCGCTGTCGCCCAAGCTGCTGGTCCTGGGCCTGCGCGAGCACGCGTACGCCAAGGCGCCCCTCCTCTCGCTGTCCGAGGAGGAGCAGGGCAAGCTCAGCGACGAGCAGAAGCGTGAGCTCGAGCGTCCCCTCATCGGTGACGAGTCGGTCTACGGCGTCATCGACCCCGACGTCCTGTGGTCGTGCACCAACTGCGGCGCCTGCGTGCAGCAGTGCCCCGTCGACATCGAGCACGTCGACCACATCGACGACATGCGCCGCTTCCAGGTGCTGGTGGAGTCCAACTTCCCGGCCGAGCTCAACAACATCTTCAAGGGCCTGGAGCGCAAGGGGAACCCGTGGGGCATGAACCCCAAGGGCCGTATGGACTGGGCCAAGGACCTCGACTTCGAGGTCAAGCAGGTCGGCGTGGAGGTCGAGGACCTCGACGAGGTCGACTGGCTGTTCTGGGTCGGCTGCGCCGGAGCGTTCGAGGACCGGGCCAAGAAGACGACCCAGGCGGTCGCCGAGCTGCTCGACATGGCGGGCGTCTCGTTCGCAGTGCTGGGCGACGGCGAGACCTGCAGCGGTGACCCGGCCCGTCGCGCCGGCAACGAGATCGTCTTCCAGCAGCTCGCGATGCAGAACGCCGAGGTGTTCAAGGAGACCAAGGTCAAGAAGGTCGTCTCGACCTGCGCGCACTGCTTCAACACGCTGAAGAACGAGTACAAGGAGTTCGGCGTCGAGCTCGAGGTCGTCCACCACACGCAGCTGC contains these protein-coding regions:
- a CDS encoding alpha/beta fold hydrolase produces the protein MQTVQVNGAELAYTDSGPTDGVPVLLSHSLFFDHSMFDDLRDKLVEAGHRVVAYDHRGQGASSPGTRDELAVDALTDDAAALIRALDLAPVHAVGNSLGGFVALRLAARHPDLLLSAAALGSSAEEEHQLEAFAPLVDLLCEVGGAEHVDTLLHIMFGDTSLAEQTPAVEHWRTSMAALGPSIGDAAWQVIHRGRIVEELADCRVPVLAIAGSEDHAYPPPISDINIAEAAAGSYRTVSAAGHSVALEQPDIVASHLLEHFAAAPVR